The Paenibacillus tianjinensis genome has a window encoding:
- a CDS encoding TetR/AcrR family transcriptional regulator has translation MNPKLTLRDKKKEATTFALAEAAFELALVRGMDGFIVDDIVQQAGVSRRTFANYFSCKEEAVAAYFMSSASKEDQNMLLAGLPPDATPLDALYCLLKLQFTSAFLHKLRQFVSLANQYPTLEPYLLSVFHRLQIAAQEVLEQFTRGRYTDGYTHLLAGAVYGAFIPIMDGRLNVLLPGEAQDERSSAISFDHYLNSMFGYLRKGF, from the coding sequence TTGAATCCCAAGCTCACACTGCGCGACAAAAAAAAGGAAGCTACCACCTTTGCTTTGGCCGAGGCTGCCTTTGAACTGGCCCTTGTGCGGGGGATGGACGGCTTCATCGTTGACGATATTGTCCAGCAGGCAGGCGTTTCCCGGCGGACCTTTGCCAATTACTTCTCTTGCAAAGAGGAAGCGGTAGCGGCGTACTTTATGAGCAGTGCTTCGAAAGAGGATCAGAACATGCTGTTGGCAGGCTTGCCTCCCGATGCAACGCCGTTGGATGCCTTATACTGTCTCCTTAAGCTGCAGTTCACTTCTGCATTTCTGCATAAACTGCGGCAGTTTGTATCGCTGGCGAATCAATATCCCACACTTGAGCCTTATCTCCTCAGCGTATTCCACCGCTTACAGATTGCCGCACAGGAGGTACTGGAACAGTTCACCCGCGGGCGTTACACCGACGGATATACCCACCTGCTTGCCGGTGCCGTCTATGGGGCGTTCATTCCGATTATGGACGGACGGCTCAATGTACTGCTGCCGGGAGAAGCACAGGATGAACGCTCCAGTGCTATATCGTTCGATCATTATTTGAATTCGATGTTTGGTTATTTACGAAAAGGCTTCTAA
- a CDS encoding MMPL family transporter — MSTFLYRLGKSAYSKPWYFLTAWIIVLGVVGALLGVNGIQSSSEMKIEGTESQKVLDMLADELPAAAGGQASVAFTTPDGERLDTPERVALLQKAINEVYSMDYIINPAKLAAEAAAAAGQAAGADPSAAAGQTAAADPSAAAGQAAGADPSAAAGQAAAADPSAAAGQAAAAPYGPLLADGVPVPGVMLSADGSIALFQFQFTVQQTSLPSDVPDNVIKAVTEVEQAGSGITAIPSDSLKSTPSIGSTEAVGVVVAAVVLFITLGSVVAAGLPLITALLGVAISVGGAFALSSVIQMNDITPILAVMIGLAVGIDYSLFIVNRQRRLILDENLSAREAASRAVGTAGSAVFFAGLTVIIALCGMLVIGIGFLSTMALVAAVTVLITVLLSLTLLPALLGLVGERICSAKARTKKSASGHKSNHGFSHRWANFTVKYRWIIIVLVVLVLGTAAIPVTKMELGIPSGASANLDTPARQSYDIISKGFGEGFNGPLLLVAQPNNPSDKISMQTMGKLVQELQMHDNVTLVSPMGVNATGDIAIISLIPKTGPTDTETRDLVQELRDPAYSLASENNITLGVTGFTAINIDMSSKLSDAFPVYIGIIVILSLIILLLVFRSVIVPVKATVGFILSILATFGVTTAVYQWGWLHSLFGFDTGGPLLSFMPILVTGILYGLAMDYQVFLVSSMREAYVHGRHGNESVVHGYDLASRVVLAAGIIMVSVFAGFIFAPDAMIKQIGFALAFGILIDAFIIRMTLVPAVMAVFGDKAWWLPKGLDRLLPNLDVEGDKLIAKLHAESGDKK; from the coding sequence ATGTCCACATTTCTGTACCGATTGGGAAAATCGGCGTATTCCAAACCATGGTATTTCCTCACGGCCTGGATCATCGTTCTCGGCGTTGTAGGCGCCCTGCTCGGCGTTAATGGCATCCAGTCCAGCTCCGAAATGAAGATTGAAGGCACTGAATCGCAAAAAGTGCTGGATATGCTGGCCGATGAACTCCCTGCTGCCGCCGGCGGCCAGGCGAGCGTCGCCTTCACTACACCGGACGGAGAACGTCTGGACACACCAGAACGGGTAGCCCTGCTCCAGAAGGCTATCAATGAAGTCTACAGCATGGATTATATTATCAATCCTGCTAAGCTTGCCGCCGAGGCCGCCGCTGCTGCGGGCCAAGCTGCCGGCGCTGATCCTTCGGCTGCGGCCGGGCAGACGGCTGCTGCTGATCCTTCGGCTGCGGCCGGCCAAGCTGCCGGCGCTGATCCTTCGGCCGCGGCCGGGCAGGCTGCCGCTGCTGATCCTTCGGCCGCGGCCGGCCAAGCTGCTGCAGCTCCTTATGGCCCGCTGCTGGCTGACGGTGTTCCGGTTCCCGGCGTCATGCTGTCCGCAGACGGCAGCATCGCCCTGTTCCAGTTCCAGTTCACCGTTCAGCAAACGTCCCTGCCTTCGGATGTACCGGATAACGTCATCAAAGCCGTGACCGAAGTCGAGCAGGCAGGCTCAGGCATCACTGCTATTCCTAGTGATTCCCTAAAGAGCACGCCTTCGATCGGATCGACGGAGGCAGTCGGCGTAGTCGTCGCAGCCGTGGTGCTGTTCATTACGCTAGGCTCGGTTGTTGCTGCCGGCCTGCCGCTGATCACTGCGCTCCTCGGCGTTGCAATCAGCGTCGGAGGTGCCTTTGCCCTCTCGAGCGTAATCCAGATGAATGACATTACGCCGATTCTCGCCGTTATGATCGGTCTGGCAGTCGGCATCGACTACTCGCTGTTTATCGTAAACCGGCAGCGCAGGCTGATTCTGGATGAGAATTTAAGCGCACGCGAAGCGGCTAGCCGGGCAGTCGGTACCGCTGGCAGCGCCGTATTTTTCGCCGGGTTGACCGTCATTATCGCCCTGTGCGGCATGCTGGTCATCGGCATCGGCTTCTTGTCGACCATGGCGCTAGTTGCCGCTGTCACCGTGCTGATCACCGTCCTGCTGTCGTTAACCCTGCTGCCTGCACTGCTGGGTCTGGTCGGTGAGCGGATCTGCTCTGCCAAGGCCCGCACGAAGAAGTCCGCCTCCGGACACAAATCCAATCACGGATTCTCACACCGCTGGGCGAACTTCACAGTGAAATACCGCTGGATCATCATCGTTCTGGTAGTTCTGGTACTTGGCACAGCCGCAATTCCGGTCACGAAAATGGAGCTCGGCATTCCGTCCGGCGCCTCGGCTAACCTGGATACCCCGGCACGCCAAAGCTATGACATCATCTCCAAAGGCTTTGGCGAAGGATTTAACGGACCGCTGCTGCTGGTCGCCCAGCCAAACAACCCGTCCGACAAAATCTCTATGCAGACAATGGGTAAGCTGGTTCAGGAGCTGCAGATGCATGATAATGTCACGCTGGTGTCCCCGATGGGCGTCAACGCAACAGGTGATATTGCCATTATCAGCCTGATTCCAAAAACAGGCCCAACCGATACAGAAACAAGAGATCTGGTGCAGGAGCTGCGCGATCCCGCCTACAGCCTCGCATCAGAGAACAATATTACCCTTGGAGTGACCGGCTTTACCGCTATTAATATCGACATGTCCTCCAAGCTGTCTGATGCATTCCCTGTGTATATCGGCATCATCGTCATCCTGTCGCTGATTATTCTGCTGCTCGTATTCCGTTCGGTCATCGTACCGGTCAAAGCGACAGTCGGTTTTATTCTCAGCATTCTAGCTACCTTCGGTGTGACCACCGCCGTCTACCAGTGGGGCTGGCTGCACTCCCTGTTCGGATTCGATACCGGCGGACCGCTGCTCAGCTTCATGCCGATTCTGGTCACCGGTATTTTGTACGGTCTGGCAATGGATTACCAGGTGTTCCTGGTCAGCTCCATGCGTGAGGCTTACGTCCACGGGCGCCACGGCAACGAGAGCGTGGTGCACGGCTACGATCTTGCCAGCCGTGTTGTGCTTGCCGCAGGCATAATCATGGTCTCCGTATTCGCCGGCTTTATCTTCGCCCCTGATGCGATGATCAAGCAGATCGGCTTCGCGCTGGCCTTCGGGATCCTGATCGATGCCTTCATCATCCGCATGACGCTCGTGCCGGCCGTCATGGCTGTGTTCGGTGACAAAGCCTGGTGGCTGCCGAAAGGGCTGGACCGTCTGCTGCCGAACCTCGATGTCGAGGGCGACAAGCTGATCGCCAAGCTCCATGCCGAGAGCGGAGACAAGAAATAA
- the pseI gene encoding pseudaminic acid synthase codes for MKEIIIGNKLIGNGHPPFIIAEMSGNHNQSLDRALDIVKAAAKAGAHAFKIQTYTPETMTLNIQDGDFRIESGGLWKGKSLFELYKEAYTPWEWHQPIFEYCKKLGMIPFSTPFDETSLEFLETLDVACYKIASFENNDIPLLRKVASKGKPMIISTGMASLGEIENVVKTITDAGCDDYILLKCTSSYPASPEKSNLNTIPYLRDVFHCQVGLSDHTLGIGAAVASVALGSTVIEKHFTLNREEGGVDAAFSLEPEEFAALVKETDTAWKSLGEVAIGPTKEEEHSLQFRRSIYVSKDIKAGEVLTGENISVIRPGFGLDPKYYDLLIGKQMKRELKMGTPLSWDLLM; via the coding sequence ATGAAGGAAATAATAATCGGTAACAAACTTATAGGCAACGGCCACCCTCCGTTTATCATAGCGGAAATGTCAGGGAATCATAATCAGTCGCTTGACCGGGCGCTGGATATTGTTAAGGCGGCGGCAAAAGCAGGGGCACATGCGTTCAAAATTCAAACGTACACTCCTGAAACGATGACACTGAATATCCAGGACGGAGATTTCAGGATTGAATCGGGTGGACTCTGGAAGGGGAAGTCTCTATTTGAGCTCTACAAAGAGGCATATACCCCCTGGGAATGGCATCAGCCGATTTTTGAATACTGTAAGAAGCTAGGGATGATTCCGTTTAGTACACCCTTTGATGAAACCTCGCTTGAATTTTTAGAAACTCTGGATGTGGCTTGCTACAAAATTGCCTCCTTCGAAAATAATGATATCCCTTTATTAAGAAAGGTCGCATCCAAAGGAAAGCCGATGATTATTTCAACAGGGATGGCTTCGCTTGGTGAAATTGAGAATGTAGTAAAAACAATTACGGATGCAGGCTGCGATGATTATATTTTATTAAAGTGCACGAGCAGTTATCCGGCTTCACCTGAAAAGTCAAATCTGAATACCATTCCCTATTTAAGAGATGTATTTCATTGTCAGGTTGGGCTATCTGACCATACCTTGGGAATTGGGGCCGCTGTGGCAAGCGTAGCGCTTGGTAGCACAGTCATTGAAAAGCATTTTACCCTTAACCGTGAGGAAGGCGGCGTGGATGCTGCTTTTTCCTTGGAGCCTGAAGAATTTGCGGCACTCGTGAAAGAGACGGATACCGCCTGGAAGTCACTCGGCGAGGTTGCAATCGGCCCAACCAAGGAGGAGGAACATTCACTCCAATTCAGACGGTCCATTTATGTTTCTAAGGATATAAAGGCTGGCGAAGTGTTGACGGGGGAAAATATAAGTGTGATTCGTCCGGGATTTGGGCTGGATCCGAAATACTATGATCTGCTTATCGGCAAGCAAATGAAAAGAGAGCTGAAAATGGGGACGCCATTAAGCTGGGACCTGTTAATGTGA
- the pseH gene encoding UDP-4-amino-4,6-dideoxy-N-acetyl-beta-L-altrosamine N-acetyltransferase: MTSINDYSLRNLGRNEIELVWEWRNADHIRPFMNHDDLIPLEEHYRWLEAVEKDAGRLVKLCFYQEKPVGFVNFSHIDPKNNTCEWGFYIGDQTCPRASGKVMGILALDYIFKERKMRKVCAQILDFNGKSLSYHHKLGFTEEGRLLKQLLKNNQYIDVVLMGLFKEQWEKHSEFLKEHMLSK, encoded by the coding sequence ATGACATCCATTAACGATTACAGCTTGAGGAATTTAGGCCGGAATGAAATAGAGCTTGTATGGGAATGGCGTAATGCTGACCATATCCGCCCTTTTATGAATCATGATGATTTGATTCCGTTAGAGGAGCATTACCGCTGGTTAGAGGCAGTGGAAAAGGATGCGGGGAGGCTAGTTAAACTGTGTTTTTATCAGGAAAAACCAGTTGGTTTCGTTAACTTTTCACACATTGATCCCAAGAACAACACCTGTGAATGGGGATTCTATATTGGAGATCAGACCTGTCCCCGCGCGTCCGGGAAGGTCATGGGGATTTTGGCTTTGGATTACATTTTTAAAGAAAGAAAGATGAGAAAGGTATGTGCACAAATCCTGGACTTTAATGGGAAGAGCCTATCCTATCACCACAAATTAGGGTTTACCGAAGAAGGCAGGCTGCTAAAGCAACTTCTGAAAAATAATCAATATATTGATGTGGTGTTAATGGGCCTGTTCAAGGAACAGTGGGAGAAGCACAGTGAATTTCTGAAAGAGCATATGCTTTCGAAGTAG
- the pseG gene encoding UDP-2,4-diacetamido-2,4,6-trideoxy-beta-L-altropyranose hydrolase encodes MNIIFRVDSSYEMGTGHVMRCLTLAHELKNRKARVSFICRDLPGNLASYIKEQGYPVLLLPFRSERADTSWLRVDFKTDAMETLQMLIASSPVDCLIIDHYGIDQRWEKLIEANVAKMVVIDDLADRPHQCSLLLDQNRSSAGDRYHGLVPEGCVKLVGTSYAILRPEFRSVKQQLAERDESINRILVFFGGTDPTHETLKTLQVLNKRQYSNLLLDVVVGEMNTDKDVIEHMCNPMPNAFFHCQIDYMAELMRKADFAIGAGGSSTWERCYLGLPSLSIVTADNQREITKLVHDQGATCCLGDSAEVTAKEIMNGINTMLTSPSLVKEMSEQALRLMGEDKFNEVIDRIMGGDHDIH; translated from the coding sequence ATGAATATAATCTTTCGGGTCGATTCTTCCTATGAAATGGGTACAGGCCATGTCATGCGGTGTTTAACACTGGCCCATGAACTTAAGAACAGGAAAGCAAGGGTGTCGTTCATTTGCCGGGACTTACCCGGGAATCTCGCAAGCTATATTAAGGAGCAAGGCTATCCTGTATTGTTGCTGCCTTTCCGCAGTGAACGGGCTGATACTTCCTGGCTGCGGGTGGACTTCAAGACAGATGCAATGGAAACCTTGCAAATGCTTATTGCCTCTTCGCCTGTAGATTGCCTGATTATTGACCATTACGGAATCGATCAACGCTGGGAGAAATTAATAGAAGCGAATGTTGCGAAGATGGTTGTGATTGATGATTTAGCCGACCGGCCGCATCAATGCAGCCTTTTGCTGGATCAGAATCGTTCATCTGCCGGGGACCGTTATCATGGTTTAGTCCCGGAGGGCTGCGTGAAATTAGTAGGGACCAGTTATGCAATACTCCGCCCTGAATTTCGGTCGGTGAAGCAGCAGTTAGCTGAGCGGGATGAAAGTATTAACAGAATCCTTGTGTTTTTTGGGGGGACTGACCCTACCCATGAAACATTAAAAACCTTACAAGTATTAAATAAACGCCAATATTCTAATTTACTCCTCGATGTCGTAGTAGGTGAAATGAATACAGACAAGGATGTCATTGAACATATGTGTAACCCTATGCCGAACGCATTCTTTCATTGCCAGATTGATTATATGGCCGAATTAATGCGGAAGGCCGACTTTGCCATCGGAGCAGGCGGAAGCTCCACCTGGGAGCGGTGTTATTTGGGCTTACCCTCTCTTTCCATTGTGACGGCAGATAACCAAAGGGAAATAACAAAACTGGTGCACGATCAGGGGGCTACTTGTTGCTTAGGTGACAGTGCTGAAGTCACGGCGAAAGAGATTATGAATGGAATAAACACGATGCTTACCAGCCCGTCACTGGTGAAAGAGATGTCTGAACAAGCTCTTCGGCTTATGGGAGAGGATAAATTCAATGAGGTCATAGACAGGATTATGGGGGGGGACCATGACATCCATTAA
- a CDS encoding cytidylyltransferase domain-containing protein — protein MRIVAIIQARMGSTRLPGKIMKEVVNKPLLEYQIEQVRRSRTIDQIVIATTTKDAEQPIIDLCKRMSVDYYRGPEEDVLSRYYQAACCYGADTVVRLTSDCPLVDPAVIDEVITAFLSHSAGYDYVSNTMERTYPRGYDVEVFSMKVLEQAFKEAGSAAEREHVTSYLYGHPEVFRVGQVKQTPDLSAYRLTVDTEEDFELIARLITALCGKRRDGFTLDEVITLLQENPDWVWINAHIEQKKADGNRRA, from the coding sequence ATGAGAATAGTAGCCATCATACAGGCAAGGATGGGTTCGACCCGATTGCCGGGGAAAATTATGAAAGAGGTCGTAAATAAACCGCTACTGGAATATCAGATAGAGCAAGTAAGACGATCCAGGACCATAGATCAAATTGTCATTGCTACAACAACTAAGGATGCAGAACAGCCCATCATCGATTTGTGTAAACGAATGTCTGTGGATTACTACCGGGGGCCGGAGGAAGATGTCCTGTCGAGATATTATCAGGCTGCTTGTTGTTATGGAGCTGACACGGTTGTCCGCCTTACTTCAGACTGTCCGTTAGTGGACCCGGCTGTAATAGACGAGGTAATCACTGCATTTCTGTCCCATTCAGCAGGATATGATTATGTATCGAACACTATGGAGAGAACCTATCCGCGTGGATATGATGTTGAAGTTTTCTCCATGAAGGTGCTGGAACAAGCGTTTAAGGAAGCAGGTTCTGCTGCAGAGCGGGAACATGTAACCTCATATTTGTACGGACATCCTGAAGTTTTTAGAGTAGGACAAGTGAAGCAGACACCAGATTTAAGCGCATATCGCCTCACAGTGGATACGGAAGAGGACTTTGAATTAATTGCGAGGCTGATAACAGCTCTATGCGGGAAGAGAAGGGATGGGTTCACGCTGGATGAGGTGATCACCCTTTTGCAAGAGAATCCGGATTGGGTATGGATCAACGCTCATATCGAACAAAAGAAAGCAGACGGTAATAGGAGAGCATAA
- the pseC gene encoding UDP-4-amino-4,6-dideoxy-N-acetyl-beta-L-altrosamine transaminase, giving the protein MSGSTLAIHGGTPVRSHYLPYGRQFIDEADIASVVQVLQSDFITTGPAIEQFEAEIARITGAKYAVAFTSGTAALHGACFAAGIGEGDEVITTPMTFAASANCVLYQGATPVFADIDPQTYNLDPKRIREKLTKHTKAIIPVHFTGQPAELDEIHTIARENNLVVIEDAAHALGAQYKNKSIGSIGDMTMFSFHPVKHITTGEGGMITTNNPLYYEKLLQFRSHGITRNPDHMIQNHGPWYYEMQFLGYNYRLTDIQAALGISQLKKLEQFVDLRKKYAAMYNEAFRHTKTIQIPYQSNSGVSSWHLYIIALNLEQLKGSRKNIFEALLKENIGVNVHYIPVHLLPYYQELGYKQGLCPNAEQLYNRIITLPLFQGMSEQDVHDVIRAVNKVLNHYSK; this is encoded by the coding sequence ATGAGCGGCAGCACATTAGCAATCCATGGCGGAACTCCCGTACGCAGTCACTATTTGCCTTATGGAAGACAATTCATCGATGAAGCAGATATTGCGTCGGTTGTTCAGGTGTTACAAAGTGATTTCATAACGACCGGTCCGGCCATTGAGCAATTTGAAGCTGAAATCGCAAGGATCACAGGAGCGAAGTATGCGGTGGCCTTCACAAGCGGAACAGCAGCCTTACATGGCGCATGCTTTGCTGCCGGGATTGGCGAGGGGGATGAGGTTATTACAACTCCCATGACCTTTGCCGCTTCAGCGAACTGTGTATTATATCAAGGAGCAACACCGGTATTCGCCGACATCGATCCGCAAACGTATAACCTGGATCCCAAACGGATCAGGGAAAAGCTAACCAAACACACAAAAGCAATTATTCCAGTTCACTTTACAGGCCAGCCGGCTGAGCTTGATGAGATCCATACCATTGCCAGGGAAAATAACCTAGTCGTGATTGAAGATGCGGCACATGCGCTTGGTGCACAGTATAAGAATAAAAGCATTGGCTCCATTGGCGATATGACGATGTTCAGCTTTCACCCTGTAAAGCATATAACAACGGGAGAAGGCGGAATGATCACAACGAACAACCCGCTGTATTATGAGAAGCTGCTGCAATTCCGGTCGCACGGCATCACCCGTAACCCTGATCATATGATTCAGAATCATGGCCCCTGGTACTATGAAATGCAATTCCTGGGGTATAACTACCGGTTGACGGATATCCAGGCCGCACTTGGCATAAGCCAGCTCAAGAAATTAGAGCAGTTTGTTGATTTACGGAAGAAATATGCGGCTATGTATAATGAGGCATTCCGGCACACCAAAACGATTCAAATTCCATACCAAAGTAATAGTGGGGTCTCGAGCTGGCATCTGTATATCATCGCTCTGAACCTGGAGCAGCTAAAAGGCAGCAGGAAAAATATCTTTGAAGCACTGCTTAAGGAGAACATTGGTGTTAATGTCCATTACATCCCGGTACACCTCTTACCTTATTATCAAGAGCTCGGCTACAAACAAGGGCTTTGCCCGAACGCGGAACAACTGTATAACAGAATTATTACGCTGCCGCTGTTTCAGGGGATGTCAGAACAGGATGTTCATGACGTTATCCGTGCTGTTAATAAAGTCTTAAATCATTACTCCAAATGA
- a CDS encoding NAD-dependent epimerase/dehydratase family protein, producing the protein MNILVTGGTGFIGRWVVGRLLKDGQKVWVIDNLANSSLDNLKEYSGNEHLQMVKIMDLKDRESLIELFRDTTFDLCYHLAASINVQDSIDDPETTFNNDTIATFYLLEECRKQHVKIVFISTCMVYARASDERGIHEQSPIKPASPYAGAKIAAENMVLSYFFAYGLPVVVVRPFNTYGPYQKTGGEGGVVAIFIHSKLKGEPLNIYGDGTQSRDLLFVEDCADFVVEAGYSDQLNGEIVNAGTGKDISINLLAELISAGQAPIHHIPHIHPQSEIQKLLCNYQKAEKILSWTPKVTIEEGIQRTENWIQSTFHRKDVSKS; encoded by the coding sequence ATGAACATACTCGTAACCGGTGGGACTGGCTTTATTGGCCGATGGGTCGTAGGACGTTTGTTAAAGGATGGACAGAAGGTCTGGGTAATCGATAATTTAGCAAATTCATCCCTTGATAACTTGAAAGAGTATAGTGGCAATGAACATCTGCAAATGGTCAAAATTATGGACCTGAAAGACCGAGAATCATTAATAGAGCTTTTCCGGGATACCACATTTGATCTGTGTTACCACCTCGCAGCCAGCATTAATGTTCAAGACAGTATCGATGATCCCGAAACTACGTTTAACAACGACACTATTGCTACCTTTTATTTACTGGAAGAATGCAGAAAGCAGCATGTGAAAATAGTCTTTATTAGTACATGCATGGTTTACGCCAGAGCAAGCGACGAACGCGGAATTCACGAGCAATCTCCTATCAAACCCGCTTCCCCTTATGCCGGAGCAAAAATTGCTGCTGAAAATATGGTGTTATCCTATTTCTTCGCCTACGGTTTACCCGTTGTGGTCGTGAGACCGTTTAATACGTATGGGCCTTATCAGAAAACCGGCGGTGAGGGCGGAGTGGTGGCCATCTTCATTCATAGTAAATTAAAAGGCGAACCCCTAAATATCTATGGAGACGGCACCCAATCACGGGATCTGTTATTTGTAGAGGATTGTGCTGATTTTGTGGTTGAAGCGGGTTACAGCGATCAGTTGAATGGAGAAATTGTAAATGCAGGTACAGGGAAAGATATTTCCATCAATCTATTAGCAGAGCTTATTTCAGCGGGACAAGCGCCTATTCATCATATTCCTCATATTCATCCGCAAAGTGAGATCCAAAAGCTGCTGTGTAATTATCAAAAAGCTGAAAAGATCCTGTCCTGGACTCCAAAGGTAACGATTGAAGAGGGGATACAGCGGACGGAAAACTGGATACAATCAACCTTTCATCGAAAGGACGTGTCCAAATCATGA
- a CDS encoding SDR family NAD(P)-dependent oxidoreductase, which translates to MFFKNKKVLVIGGTGTIGKNIVKHILQEDPEVIRIFSRDEYKQFELQNEVNRNSKLSYWIGDIRDYDRVLSAMEDMDYVFHTAAMKHVSFCEYNPFEAVLTNIIGTYNVIKAAKQQNIKKVVFTSTDKAISPTNNYGATKLSAEKLISSAEFSKVRGKTVFCTVRFGNVLGSRGSVIPLFVKQVREGKAITVTDLSITRFMMTLEQATKLTIQSLQLSKGGETFILKMPVIKLKDLAEIVAEETPKKYGLDPAPVDIVEIGLKPGEKRYEELMTYDESLSAYELPDVYIVPSPFAPGKTYKKASRPKPGTYSSEGEIPLTKEEVRKLTIEQNLI; encoded by the coding sequence ATGTTCTTCAAGAATAAAAAAGTTCTGGTTATTGGCGGAACCGGCACCATAGGAAAAAATATTGTGAAGCATATCTTGCAAGAGGATCCTGAAGTGATCCGGATATTTAGCAGAGATGAATATAAACAATTCGAGCTGCAAAATGAAGTGAACCGAAATTCAAAGCTAAGCTACTGGATTGGCGATATCCGTGATTATGACCGTGTGTTAAGTGCGATGGAGGATATGGATTACGTGTTCCATACAGCAGCAATGAAGCATGTTTCTTTTTGTGAATACAACCCTTTTGAGGCTGTACTTACGAATATTATCGGCACGTATAACGTGATTAAAGCAGCGAAACAGCAAAACATAAAAAAAGTAGTGTTTACCAGTACAGATAAAGCCATTTCCCCGACAAACAATTATGGAGCCACAAAATTATCCGCTGAGAAGCTGATTTCCTCTGCAGAATTTTCAAAGGTCAGGGGAAAAACGGTGTTCTGTACGGTGCGCTTTGGGAATGTACTCGGCTCCAGAGGTTCGGTCATACCGTTATTCGTTAAGCAAGTCAGAGAAGGCAAGGCTATCACCGTAACAGATCTATCCATTACAAGATTTATGATGACACTGGAGCAGGCGACGAAACTTACCATCCAATCCCTGCAATTATCGAAAGGCGGAGAAACCTTTATTCTGAAAATGCCTGTGATTAAGCTTAAGGACCTGGCAGAGATTGTTGCAGAAGAAACGCCGAAGAAATACGGGCTTGACCCGGCACCGGTGGATATCGTTGAAATCGGCTTAAAGCCCGGTGAAAAAAGATATGAAGAACTGATGACCTATGACGAATCATTAAGTGCTTATGAATTACCGGATGTATATATTGTTCCTTCTCCGTTTGCCCCTGGTAAAACCTATAAGAAGGCAAGCCGACCGAAACCCGGTACCTATAGTTCTGAAGGTGAGATCCCTCTGACTAAGGAAGAAGTGCGGAAGTTAACCATTGAACAAAATCTAATCTAG